One genomic window of Stigmatopora nigra isolate UIUO_SnigA chromosome 13, RoL_Snig_1.1, whole genome shotgun sequence includes the following:
- the hivep2b gene encoding transcription factor HIVEP2 isoform X2, which yields MESLETAAGSREGQDRDVAPKKCSPEAGFISMNPSVEMDVKGLHHKHLQEGPTREICGSKKIHDSGKPPTIEDSISLIQDTEVSSFSPQTPKAAVRQRKSLGSTEQEMELQSDGVSKTDPKPQKPGKYVCNYCGRACAKPSVLKKHIRSHTGERPYPCVPCGFSFKTKSNLYKHRKSHAHSVKAGTSLFSHVSVDQGSFEGEGELFSDAEQSTDTDEDTFSDPLLLLDSPAEVSDHTAVKVLTLISHKKALTSAQDGTTQPAEINAAEANRAIQSCAVKQRLALRLSEKRSSDSEHNLSLPSQSSKGSTDSGYFSRSESAEHQTSPPNANAKSYQEIMFGKCYRPSPKRTTSSQACSIDSEDAASGPEKGLSRVFTQEKDTVESIRINTNSLMREELKEAQFECASDMSTLLRSNSMPTASAVSLTMPQALRGSHSFDERTSNAGMRRLRRQAAFEVPTHEGHTDNDGHAKTNELSPTGPEMDSYPPNVNLQRQAIELATRKRRKEKREEEDFPSHYNVHHEQCEEMCDAGNDYESKPVAVLKGRLSSDMDVSVIPEMSTRKTLGNVISVIQHTNFINRPYGDQSDSYKSLRQRQEAFPSIQPMEESFEMGRGDGALRQSFQLGAKLVRQPNIQVPEIRVTVEPDSPEKALDVPVKEPEKHVEEFQWPQRSETLAQFPPEKLPPKKKRLRLADIEHSSGESSFESACTSLSRSPSQDSNLSYSSTFSFDREESLKPVSPARQDEFGKPLELLAVPGSGHSLSVLHQRQQHEMRRSSSEQAPCNLRKEFPEARSVSFDYGCLSPTSKVRPGDLANERQRGNLVRQESLSMDTEASHVQMFCGSASIFSSGNTLPQPPHPGLLIPVRIQTHMPSYGSLTYTSVSQIFVDNHYDRVSPILAASQTRPATHTLSFEALDLSPAKLKTGFPLSLTSRTISTTNASSGGANKRMLSPASSLDLFMEVKQQKRVKEERMFGQIVEELSAVELGKCHLEDDSHRSKFITLQNLASDQESAMESSSSDTRSPPYTKDVGSEKRLHRQQPSPFPSLRTATGVSWCYLSYTKPSCFHDGEGGGSAPFSSVYATWPVSSRNPNPAELSTGAALALLHSRQKECKIIYSMAAMCQPGNGKLVSSLVQWRQTFEQRKPEPKEADVNLGKKVKDTSFRLKAAKEEWKEREASNTQTGPTRVKIFEGGYKSNEDYVYVRGRGRGKYICEECGIRCKKPSMLKKHIRTHTDVRPYICKVCNFAFKTKGNLTKHMKSKAHMKKCLELGVSVSMDETEIQELDEVPQESKAEVATTAKHQFSDAEYSDGMDEDADDVDEDEEEEDDYEGDSTPKLHSRSTSPQPGGVITSLPVTVTVSGRWQGTEQREDDSLSVLSPDQAGFLFDPYSSCLLSPGWESPIREPSPSRLRYPSPRRELSPRGRCSPRWDASPLRPGSPGFSPGQHLSPPVAPERPASAGGVELAGKRESAIRGRQRVVLRAVSPRRGGCHQQRCNTDKGRQNAKMDVSQQQGAVEVDLEQRNISITGGGSHQNLLSHLPLHSQQQAFSLLPVLPVGGTPQVSTPSLPSSDIPPSSPGEEGEERCGSLESSVRDGGQEENVQTCLKAIASLNINTEDPH from the exons ATGGAGTCGCTCGAAACCGCCGCAGGCTCTCGGGAAGGTCAGGACAGAGATGTTGCTCCGAAAAAATGCTCACCTGAAGCGGGTTTTATAAGTATGAATCCATCGGTGGAAATGGATGTCAAAGGTTTGCACCATAAGCACCTGCAGGAAGGTCCGACCAGAGAGATATGCggttctaaaaaaatacatgactcAGGGAAGCCACCGACAATCGAGGATTCCATTTCCTTGATTCAAGACACTGAAGTGTCGTCGTTTTCACCGCAAACTCCCAAAGCCGCCGTCAGGCAAAGGAAGTCGCTTGGTTCGACTGAGCAAGAGATGGAGCTACAATCAGACGGCGTTAGTAAGACTGACCCCAAACCGCAGAAGCCTGGCAAATATGTTTGCAATTATTGTGGAAGGGCATGCGCCAAACCCAGCGTGCTTAAGAAACACATCCGTTCGCACACCGGCGAGCGCCCTTACCCCTGCGTTCCTTGCGGGTTCTCCTTCAAAACCAAGAGCAATTTGTACAAGCACCGAAAGTCCCACGCACACTCTGTTAAAGCTGGAACGTCACTGTTCTCTCACGTCAGCGTGGATCAGGGGTCTTTCGAAGGCGAAGGCGAACTGTTCTCTGATGCTGAGCAGAGCACGGACACGGACGAGGACACCTTCAGTGACCCACTGCTGCTGCTGGATTCCCCAGCGGAGGTGTCCGATCACACCGCCGTCAAAGTGCTCACCCTCATTTCACACAAAAAGGCATTAACATCAGCTCAGGATGGCACGACCCAACCGGCGGAAATCAACGCTGCCGAGGCCAACCGTGCAATTCAATCTTGCGCAGTTAAACAAAGGCTGGCGCTCCGGCTGTCGGAAAAAAGGAGCAGTGACTCCGAACACAATCTATCCCTTCCGAGTCAGTCCAGTAAAGGGAGCACGGATTCCGGCTACTTTTCCAGATCTGAAAGTGCTGAGCATCAAACCAGCCCACCGAACGCCAACGCCAAATCCTACCAGGAAATTATGTTTGGGAAATGTTATAGACCCAGCCCCAAGCGGACCACATCATCCCAGGCTTGCAGCATAGATTCTGAAGATGCTGCGAGTGGCCCAGAGAAAGGATTGTCCCGAGTTTTTACACAGGAAAAGGACACCGTCGAATCAATCAGGATAAATACAAATTCCTTGATGAGAGAAGAGTTGAAAGAGGCGCAGTTTGAATGTGCTTCTGACATGAGTACCCTCCTAAGGAGCAACAGCATGCCCACCGCCTCAGCGGTCAGCCTGACCATGCCCCAGGCCCTCCGTGGGAGCCACTCATTTGACGAAAGAACGAGCAACGCTGGCATGAGGAGACTCCGACGGCAAGCTGCTTTCGAAGTGCCGACTCACGAAGGCCACACGGACAATGACGGTCATGCAAAAACAAACGAGCTGTCACCTACGGGACCAGAAATGGACAGTTACCCACCTAACGTAAACCTGCAGAGGCAAGCCATAGAGCTGGCAACACGAAAGCGCCGGAAAGAAAAACGGGAAGAGGAGGATTTTCCATCACATTACAACGTGCATCATGAGCAGTGTGAAGAAATGTGCGACGCCGGCAACGATTACGAGTCGAAACCGGTCGCCGTCTTAAAAGGACGTTTGAGTAGTGACATGGACGTATCGGTGATCCCTGAAATGTCCACCCGAAAAACATTAGGAAACGTAATTTCTGTTATCCAGCATACTAACTTCATCAACAGGCCATACGGCGACCAGTCCGATTCCTACAAGAGTCTCAGGCAGAGGCAGGAGGCTTTTCCCTCCATTCAGCCCATGGAGGAGTCGTTTGAAATGGGAAGGGGTGATGGAGCACTTAGGCAGTCCTTTCAGTTGGGGGCCAAACTAGTGCGGCAACCCAACATACAAGTACCGGAGATCAGGGTCACCGTGGAGCCCGATAGTccagaaaaagctttggatgtGCCAGTAAAGGAGCCGGAAAAGCACGTGGAAGAGTTTCAGTGGCCGCAGCGCAGTGAAACTTTAGCTCAGTTCCCCCCTGAAAAACTCCCCCCTAAGAAGAAAAGGTTGCGCTTGGCCGACATCGAGCACTCATCAGGGGAATCCAGTTTCGAGTCGGCCTGCACCAGCCTCTCACGCAGCCCTAGTCAGGACAGCAACTTATCTTATAGCTCGACCTTCTCCTTTGACAGGGAGGAGAGCCTGAAGCCAGTCTCGCCTGCCAGGCAGGATGAATTTGGCAAACCCTTGGAGCTCTTAGCTGTCCCAGGAAGCGGCCACTCGCTCTCTGTTCTCCATCAACGTCAGCAACATGAAATGCGACGCTCCTCTTCTGAGCAGGCACCGTGCAACTTGCGCAAGGAGTTCCCAGAAGCCCGCAGCGTATCATTTGACTATGGATGTCTCTCACCGACATCCAAAGTTAGACCTGGTGACCTGGCCAACGAAAGACAAAGAGGGAACTTAGTACGGCAAGAGTCACTGAGCATGGACACTGAAGCTTCGCACGTGCAAATGTTTTGTGGAAGCGCAAGCATCTTTTCAAGTGGAAACACGCTCCCTCAGCCGCCACATCCCGGCTTGTTGATCCCTGTAAGAATCCAGACTCACATGCCAAGCTATGGCAGCCTCACGTACACATCAGTGTCCCAGATTTTCGTTGACAATCACTATGATAGAGTTAGCCCCATTTTAGCCGCCTCTCAAACTCGACCTGCCACGCATACCCTTTCGTTTGAAGCTTTGGATCTTTCCCCCGCTAAACTCAAGACCGGCTTCCCCCTCTCGCTCACTTCCCGGACCATCTCTACCACCAACGCATCCAGCGGCGGCGCCAACAAACGTATGCTCTCTCCTGCCAGCAGCTTAGACCTCTTCATGGAGGTCAAGCAGCAGAAGCGCGTAAAGGAGGAAAGGATGTTCGGGCAAATTGTGGAAGAACTGAGCGCGGTGGAACTGGGTAAGTGCCACTTGGAAGATGATTCGCACAGAAGCAAGTTTATCACACTTCAAAATCTGGCTAGCGACCAGGAATCCGCTATGGAAAGTAGCTCTTCGGATACCCGCTCGCCTCCGTATACGAAAGATGTCGGATCGGAGAAACGGTTACATCGGCAACAGCCGTCTCCCTTTCCTAGTCTTCGCACGGCAACGGGCGTGAGCTGGTGCTATCTCAGCTACACCAAGCCGAGCTGCTTTCACGATGGCGAAGGTGGCGGCAGTGCCCCTTTTTCCTCCGTCTACGCTACGTGGCCTGTCAGCTCCCGTAATCCCAATCCAGCAGAGTTGAGCACCGGCGCCGCTCTGGCACTGCTACACTCCAGACAGAAGGAATGCAAGATCATCTACTCAATGGCCGCCATGTGTCAGCCTGGCAATGGGAAACTGGTTTCCTCTCTCGTCCAGTGGCGGCAAACATTTGAGCAG AGGAAACCGGAGCCCAAAGAGGCAGACGTCAACCTGGGCAAGAAAGTAAAAGACACCAGCTTCAGACTGAAGGCCGCCAAGGAGGAGTGGAAGGAAAGGGAAGCGTCCAATACTCAAACTGGGCCGACACGTGTCAAAATCTTTGAGGGAGG gtACAAATCCAACGAGGACTACGTCTATGTCCGTGGCCGCGGCCGTGGGAAATACATATGCGAGGAATGTGGCATCCGCTGTAAAAAGCCCAGCATGCTTAAGAAACACATCCGAACTCATACAGACGTGAGGCCGTACATCTGCAAGGTCTGCAACTTTGCATTCAAAACCAAAG gGAACTTGACCAAACACATGAAGTCAAAGGCGCACATGAAGAAGTGTCTCGAGCTCGGTGTGTCAGTTTCAATGGATGAGACGGAGATTCAAGAACTTG ACGAGGTGCCGCAGGAATCCAAGGCAGAGGTGGCGACGACGGCCAAACATCAGTTCTCCGACGCCGAATACTCAGACGGAATGGACGAAGACGCGGATGACGTagacgaggacgaggaggaggaagacgattACGAGGGTGACTCTACACCCAAACTGCACTCCAGGAGCACCAGCCCGCAGCCAGGCGGAGTCATCACGTCCCTGCCGGTCACCGTCACGGTCTCCGGCAGGTGGCAGGGCACCGAGCAGAGAGAGGACGACTCGCTGAGTGTTTTGTCGCCGGATCAGGCCGGCTTCCTCTTCGACCCTTATTCTTCATGTCTCCTCTCACCTGGCTGGGAGTCACCTATCAGGGAACCATCCCCCTCACGTCTGCGGTATCCATCCCCAAGGCGGGAGCTCTCGCCACGTGGTCGCTGTTCCCCCAGATGGGACGCCTCACCGCTAAGGCCTGGCTCACCTGGCTTCTCCCCCGGTCAGCATCTTTCTCCTCCCGTGGCGCCGGAACGACCCGCTTCCGCCGGAGGGGTGGAGTTAGCCGGAAAGCGCGAGTCGGCGATCCGAGGCAGGCAACGGGTCGTTCTCAGGGCCGTGTCGCCACGGCGAGGTGGTTGCCACCAGCAGCGGTGCAACACCGACAAGGGCAGACAGAACGCAAAGATGGATGTCAGTCAGCAACAAGGGGCTGTTGAAGTGGATCTG GAACAGAGGAACATCTCCATCACTGGTGGAGGATCCCACCAGAATCTCCTGAGTCACCTGCCTCTCCACTCTCAGCAGCAGGCCTTCAGCTTGCTTCCCGTCCTGCCCGTCGGAGGAACCCCACAGGTGTCGACGCCGTCCCTCCCCTCCTCCGACATTCCCCCAAGCTCACCTGGCGAAGAAGGGGAGGAGCGCTGTGGGAGTTTGGAATCGTCCGTCAGGGACGGCGGACAGGAAGAGAACGTCCAAACGTGCTTGAAAGCCATCGCCTCGCTTAACATCAACACGGAGGACCCGCATTAA
- the hivep2b gene encoding transcription factor HIVEP2 isoform X1, protein MESLETAAGSREGQDRDVAPKKCSPEAGFISMNPSVEMDVKGLHHKHLQEGPTREICGSKKIHDSGKPPTIEDSISLIQDTEVSSFSPQTPKAAVRQRKSLGSTEQEMELQSDGVSKTDPKPQKPGKYVCNYCGRACAKPSVLKKHIRSHTGERPYPCVPCGFSFKTKSNLYKHRKSHAHSVKAGTSLFSHVSVDQGSFEGEGELFSDAEQSTDTDEDTFSDPLLLLDSPAEVSDHTAVKVLTLISHKKALTSAQDGTTQPAEINAAEANRAIQSCAVKQRLALRLSEKRSSDSEHNLSLPSQSSKGSTDSGYFSRSESAEHQTSPPNANAKSYQEIMFGKCYRPSPKRTTSSQACSIDSEDAASGPEKGLSRVFTQEKDTVESIRINTNSLMREELKEAQFECASDMSTLLRSNSMPTASAVSLTMPQALRGSHSFDERTSNAGMRRLRRQAAFEVPTHEGHTDNDGHAKTNELSPTGPEMDSYPPNVNLQRQAIELATRKRRKEKREEEDFPSHYNVHHEQCEEMCDAGNDYESKPVAVLKGRLSSDMDVSVIPEMSTRKTLGNVISVIQHTNFINRPYGDQSDSYKSLRQRQEAFPSIQPMEESFEMGRGDGALRQSFQLGAKLVRQPNIQVPEIRVTVEPDSPEKALDVPVKEPEKHVEEFQWPQRSETLAQFPPEKLPPKKKRLRLADIEHSSGESSFESACTSLSRSPSQDSNLSYSSTFSFDREESLKPVSPARQDEFGKPLELLAVPGSGHSLSVLHQRQQHEMRRSSSEQAPCNLRKEFPEARSVSFDYGCLSPTSKVRPGDLANERQRGNLVRQESLSMDTEASHVQMFCGSASIFSSGNTLPQPPHPGLLIPVRIQTHMPSYGSLTYTSVSQIFVDNHYDRVSPILAASQTRPATHTLSFEALDLSPAKLKTGFPLSLTSRTISTTNASSGGANKRMLSPASSLDLFMEVKQQKRVKEERMFGQIVEELSAVELGKCHLEDDSHRSKFITLQNLASDQESAMESSSSDTRSPPYTKDVGSEKRLHRQQPSPFPSLRTATGVSWCYLSYTKPSCFHDGEGGGSAPFSSVYATWPVSSRNPNPAELSTGAALALLHSRQKECKIIYSMAAMCQPGNGKLVSSLVQWRQTFEQRKPEPKEADVNLGKKVKDTSFRLKAAKEEWKEREASNTQTGPTRVKIFEGGYKSNEDYVYVRGRGRGKYICEECGIRCKKPSMLKKHIRTHTDVRPYICKVCNFAFKTKGNLTKHMKSKAHMKKCLELGVSVSMDETEIQELVDEVPQESKAEVATTAKHQFSDAEYSDGMDEDADDVDEDEEEEDDYEGDSTPKLHSRSTSPQPGGVITSLPVTVTVSGRWQGTEQREDDSLSVLSPDQAGFLFDPYSSCLLSPGWESPIREPSPSRLRYPSPRRELSPRGRCSPRWDASPLRPGSPGFSPGQHLSPPVAPERPASAGGVELAGKRESAIRGRQRVVLRAVSPRRGGCHQQRCNTDKGRQNAKMDVSQQQGAVEVDLEQRNISITGGGSHQNLLSHLPLHSQQQAFSLLPVLPVGGTPQVSTPSLPSSDIPPSSPGEEGEERCGSLESSVRDGGQEENVQTCLKAIASLNINTEDPH, encoded by the exons ATGGAGTCGCTCGAAACCGCCGCAGGCTCTCGGGAAGGTCAGGACAGAGATGTTGCTCCGAAAAAATGCTCACCTGAAGCGGGTTTTATAAGTATGAATCCATCGGTGGAAATGGATGTCAAAGGTTTGCACCATAAGCACCTGCAGGAAGGTCCGACCAGAGAGATATGCggttctaaaaaaatacatgactcAGGGAAGCCACCGACAATCGAGGATTCCATTTCCTTGATTCAAGACACTGAAGTGTCGTCGTTTTCACCGCAAACTCCCAAAGCCGCCGTCAGGCAAAGGAAGTCGCTTGGTTCGACTGAGCAAGAGATGGAGCTACAATCAGACGGCGTTAGTAAGACTGACCCCAAACCGCAGAAGCCTGGCAAATATGTTTGCAATTATTGTGGAAGGGCATGCGCCAAACCCAGCGTGCTTAAGAAACACATCCGTTCGCACACCGGCGAGCGCCCTTACCCCTGCGTTCCTTGCGGGTTCTCCTTCAAAACCAAGAGCAATTTGTACAAGCACCGAAAGTCCCACGCACACTCTGTTAAAGCTGGAACGTCACTGTTCTCTCACGTCAGCGTGGATCAGGGGTCTTTCGAAGGCGAAGGCGAACTGTTCTCTGATGCTGAGCAGAGCACGGACACGGACGAGGACACCTTCAGTGACCCACTGCTGCTGCTGGATTCCCCAGCGGAGGTGTCCGATCACACCGCCGTCAAAGTGCTCACCCTCATTTCACACAAAAAGGCATTAACATCAGCTCAGGATGGCACGACCCAACCGGCGGAAATCAACGCTGCCGAGGCCAACCGTGCAATTCAATCTTGCGCAGTTAAACAAAGGCTGGCGCTCCGGCTGTCGGAAAAAAGGAGCAGTGACTCCGAACACAATCTATCCCTTCCGAGTCAGTCCAGTAAAGGGAGCACGGATTCCGGCTACTTTTCCAGATCTGAAAGTGCTGAGCATCAAACCAGCCCACCGAACGCCAACGCCAAATCCTACCAGGAAATTATGTTTGGGAAATGTTATAGACCCAGCCCCAAGCGGACCACATCATCCCAGGCTTGCAGCATAGATTCTGAAGATGCTGCGAGTGGCCCAGAGAAAGGATTGTCCCGAGTTTTTACACAGGAAAAGGACACCGTCGAATCAATCAGGATAAATACAAATTCCTTGATGAGAGAAGAGTTGAAAGAGGCGCAGTTTGAATGTGCTTCTGACATGAGTACCCTCCTAAGGAGCAACAGCATGCCCACCGCCTCAGCGGTCAGCCTGACCATGCCCCAGGCCCTCCGTGGGAGCCACTCATTTGACGAAAGAACGAGCAACGCTGGCATGAGGAGACTCCGACGGCAAGCTGCTTTCGAAGTGCCGACTCACGAAGGCCACACGGACAATGACGGTCATGCAAAAACAAACGAGCTGTCACCTACGGGACCAGAAATGGACAGTTACCCACCTAACGTAAACCTGCAGAGGCAAGCCATAGAGCTGGCAACACGAAAGCGCCGGAAAGAAAAACGGGAAGAGGAGGATTTTCCATCACATTACAACGTGCATCATGAGCAGTGTGAAGAAATGTGCGACGCCGGCAACGATTACGAGTCGAAACCGGTCGCCGTCTTAAAAGGACGTTTGAGTAGTGACATGGACGTATCGGTGATCCCTGAAATGTCCACCCGAAAAACATTAGGAAACGTAATTTCTGTTATCCAGCATACTAACTTCATCAACAGGCCATACGGCGACCAGTCCGATTCCTACAAGAGTCTCAGGCAGAGGCAGGAGGCTTTTCCCTCCATTCAGCCCATGGAGGAGTCGTTTGAAATGGGAAGGGGTGATGGAGCACTTAGGCAGTCCTTTCAGTTGGGGGCCAAACTAGTGCGGCAACCCAACATACAAGTACCGGAGATCAGGGTCACCGTGGAGCCCGATAGTccagaaaaagctttggatgtGCCAGTAAAGGAGCCGGAAAAGCACGTGGAAGAGTTTCAGTGGCCGCAGCGCAGTGAAACTTTAGCTCAGTTCCCCCCTGAAAAACTCCCCCCTAAGAAGAAAAGGTTGCGCTTGGCCGACATCGAGCACTCATCAGGGGAATCCAGTTTCGAGTCGGCCTGCACCAGCCTCTCACGCAGCCCTAGTCAGGACAGCAACTTATCTTATAGCTCGACCTTCTCCTTTGACAGGGAGGAGAGCCTGAAGCCAGTCTCGCCTGCCAGGCAGGATGAATTTGGCAAACCCTTGGAGCTCTTAGCTGTCCCAGGAAGCGGCCACTCGCTCTCTGTTCTCCATCAACGTCAGCAACATGAAATGCGACGCTCCTCTTCTGAGCAGGCACCGTGCAACTTGCGCAAGGAGTTCCCAGAAGCCCGCAGCGTATCATTTGACTATGGATGTCTCTCACCGACATCCAAAGTTAGACCTGGTGACCTGGCCAACGAAAGACAAAGAGGGAACTTAGTACGGCAAGAGTCACTGAGCATGGACACTGAAGCTTCGCACGTGCAAATGTTTTGTGGAAGCGCAAGCATCTTTTCAAGTGGAAACACGCTCCCTCAGCCGCCACATCCCGGCTTGTTGATCCCTGTAAGAATCCAGACTCACATGCCAAGCTATGGCAGCCTCACGTACACATCAGTGTCCCAGATTTTCGTTGACAATCACTATGATAGAGTTAGCCCCATTTTAGCCGCCTCTCAAACTCGACCTGCCACGCATACCCTTTCGTTTGAAGCTTTGGATCTTTCCCCCGCTAAACTCAAGACCGGCTTCCCCCTCTCGCTCACTTCCCGGACCATCTCTACCACCAACGCATCCAGCGGCGGCGCCAACAAACGTATGCTCTCTCCTGCCAGCAGCTTAGACCTCTTCATGGAGGTCAAGCAGCAGAAGCGCGTAAAGGAGGAAAGGATGTTCGGGCAAATTGTGGAAGAACTGAGCGCGGTGGAACTGGGTAAGTGCCACTTGGAAGATGATTCGCACAGAAGCAAGTTTATCACACTTCAAAATCTGGCTAGCGACCAGGAATCCGCTATGGAAAGTAGCTCTTCGGATACCCGCTCGCCTCCGTATACGAAAGATGTCGGATCGGAGAAACGGTTACATCGGCAACAGCCGTCTCCCTTTCCTAGTCTTCGCACGGCAACGGGCGTGAGCTGGTGCTATCTCAGCTACACCAAGCCGAGCTGCTTTCACGATGGCGAAGGTGGCGGCAGTGCCCCTTTTTCCTCCGTCTACGCTACGTGGCCTGTCAGCTCCCGTAATCCCAATCCAGCAGAGTTGAGCACCGGCGCCGCTCTGGCACTGCTACACTCCAGACAGAAGGAATGCAAGATCATCTACTCAATGGCCGCCATGTGTCAGCCTGGCAATGGGAAACTGGTTTCCTCTCTCGTCCAGTGGCGGCAAACATTTGAGCAG AGGAAACCGGAGCCCAAAGAGGCAGACGTCAACCTGGGCAAGAAAGTAAAAGACACCAGCTTCAGACTGAAGGCCGCCAAGGAGGAGTGGAAGGAAAGGGAAGCGTCCAATACTCAAACTGGGCCGACACGTGTCAAAATCTTTGAGGGAGG gtACAAATCCAACGAGGACTACGTCTATGTCCGTGGCCGCGGCCGTGGGAAATACATATGCGAGGAATGTGGCATCCGCTGTAAAAAGCCCAGCATGCTTAAGAAACACATCCGAACTCATACAGACGTGAGGCCGTACATCTGCAAGGTCTGCAACTTTGCATTCAAAACCAAAG gGAACTTGACCAAACACATGAAGTCAAAGGCGCACATGAAGAAGTGTCTCGAGCTCGGTGTGTCAGTTTCAATGGATGAGACGGAGATTCAAGAACTTG TAGACGAGGTGCCGCAGGAATCCAAGGCAGAGGTGGCGACGACGGCCAAACATCAGTTCTCCGACGCCGAATACTCAGACGGAATGGACGAAGACGCGGATGACGTagacgaggacgaggaggaggaagacgattACGAGGGTGACTCTACACCCAAACTGCACTCCAGGAGCACCAGCCCGCAGCCAGGCGGAGTCATCACGTCCCTGCCGGTCACCGTCACGGTCTCCGGCAGGTGGCAGGGCACCGAGCAGAGAGAGGACGACTCGCTGAGTGTTTTGTCGCCGGATCAGGCCGGCTTCCTCTTCGACCCTTATTCTTCATGTCTCCTCTCACCTGGCTGGGAGTCACCTATCAGGGAACCATCCCCCTCACGTCTGCGGTATCCATCCCCAAGGCGGGAGCTCTCGCCACGTGGTCGCTGTTCCCCCAGATGGGACGCCTCACCGCTAAGGCCTGGCTCACCTGGCTTCTCCCCCGGTCAGCATCTTTCTCCTCCCGTGGCGCCGGAACGACCCGCTTCCGCCGGAGGGGTGGAGTTAGCCGGAAAGCGCGAGTCGGCGATCCGAGGCAGGCAACGGGTCGTTCTCAGGGCCGTGTCGCCACGGCGAGGTGGTTGCCACCAGCAGCGGTGCAACACCGACAAGGGCAGACAGAACGCAAAGATGGATGTCAGTCAGCAACAAGGGGCTGTTGAAGTGGATCTG GAACAGAGGAACATCTCCATCACTGGTGGAGGATCCCACCAGAATCTCCTGAGTCACCTGCCTCTCCACTCTCAGCAGCAGGCCTTCAGCTTGCTTCCCGTCCTGCCCGTCGGAGGAACCCCACAGGTGTCGACGCCGTCCCTCCCCTCCTCCGACATTCCCCCAAGCTCACCTGGCGAAGAAGGGGAGGAGCGCTGTGGGAGTTTGGAATCGTCCGTCAGGGACGGCGGACAGGAAGAGAACGTCCAAACGTGCTTGAAAGCCATCGCCTCGCTTAACATCAACACGGAGGACCCGCATTAA